Proteins encoded within one genomic window of Candidatus Pseudothioglobus singularis PS1:
- the rfaD gene encoding ADP-glyceromanno-heptose 6-epimerase — MIYNKINFNNKTILITGGAGFIGSNLAFYFQENFPDCHVVIFDCFRNEKTFSNNNLKSFGHYKNLINFKGDVICGNINIKDDLNLLNKYKFDYIFHHAAISDTRVYDQEIIFKTNINSFYDILNLGKKDHATIVYASSAATYGDLPSPQTEGCEKPENPYGYSKFMMDQIANHFSKLNPSMSIVGLRFFNVYGPGEFYKNQTSSMVIQLANQLLSGNKPRLFKNSNKIFRDFIYIDDAIQANIKACDPIKNGTYNVGTGIPRSFKNIVDILQLELQTNQTIDYFDNPYKDYQNHTQANLSKAKEFLHFEPNFSLEQGIKKYIPEIRLSYGRNIS; from the coding sequence ATGATATATAACAAAATAAATTTTAATAATAAGACTATATTAATTACAGGAGGAGCGGGCTTTATTGGAAGCAATTTAGCATTTTATTTTCAAGAGAATTTTCCAGATTGTCATGTAGTTATTTTCGATTGTTTTAGAAATGAAAAAACTTTTTCAAATAACAACTTAAAGAGTTTTGGTCATTATAAAAACTTAATTAATTTTAAAGGTGATGTGATTTGTGGAAATATTAATATTAAAGACGATCTTAATCTCCTGAATAAATATAAATTTGACTATATATTTCACCATGCTGCAATTTCTGATACACGCGTCTATGATCAAGAAATTATATTTAAAACAAATATTAATTCTTTTTACGACATCTTGAATTTAGGCAAAAAAGATCATGCAACAATTGTTTATGCCAGTTCAGCAGCAACTTATGGTGACTTGCCTTCACCCCAGACAGAAGGTTGTGAAAAACCGGAAAATCCATATGGTTACAGTAAATTTATGATGGATCAAATTGCTAATCATTTTTCAAAGTTAAATCCATCCATGAGTATTGTTGGGTTAAGATTTTTTAATGTTTATGGGCCTGGTGAATTTTACAAAAACCAAACATCATCTATGGTTATTCAGCTAGCAAATCAGCTATTATCTGGAAACAAACCTAGATTATTTAAAAATTCTAACAAAATTTTTCGTGATTTCATATATATTGATGATGCTATACAAGCCAATATAAAAGCGTGTGATCCAATTAAAAATGGAACTTACAACGTGGGAACTGGAATTCCTAGAAGCTTTAAAAATATAGTTGATATTTTACAATTAGAGTTACAAACTAATCAAACAATTGATTATTTTGACAACCCATATAAAGATTATCAAAATCATACGCAGGCAAATCTTTCAAAAGCAAAGGAATTTCTTCACTTTGAGCCAAATTTTTCATTAGAACAAGGAATTAAAAAATATATACCTGAGATAAGGCTCTCATATGGAAGAAATATTTCATGA
- the rfbG gene encoding CDP-glucose 4,6-dehydratase: MACLEVNYSFWSGKKVLISGHSGFKGSWLTLWLKSLGAEVIGVSLDPPSKPSLYLKAHIANDIISHRQDIRDLQGLTKIFQKYKPEIVFHLAAQSLVKYSYLNPLETYETNVMGTVNILEAIKNVGNVKAAIMVTSDKCYENTGSYEGYVEDDPMGGFDPYSSSKGASELLISSYRNSFFANTNSQKNNTAIASVRAGNVIGGGDWAEDRLIPDIIDAFQKKEKVKIRNPHAVRPWQHVLEPLSGYMLLAELLFTEGSIHAEAWNFGPNDEDARPVEWIVKRIAYLWGDKSQWTMDKNFHEHEAAFLKLNCSKALKNLNWKPKWTLDEALTKIVEWHKEERSNPSKCKEICLNQIQNYQNK; this comes from the coding sequence ATGGCGTGTTTGGAAGTGAATTATAGTTTCTGGTCTGGTAAGAAAGTACTAATTTCTGGGCATTCAGGCTTTAAAGGAAGTTGGTTAACTTTATGGCTGAAAAGCCTAGGTGCTGAAGTAATTGGAGTTTCACTAGACCCACCTTCAAAGCCAAGTTTGTATTTAAAAGCTCATATTGCTAATGATATAATAAGTCATAGGCAAGATATACGCGACCTTCAAGGTTTAACAAAAATTTTTCAAAAATACAAGCCTGAAATTGTATTTCACTTAGCTGCTCAATCTCTAGTTAAATATTCATACTTAAACCCTTTAGAAACATATGAAACCAATGTAATGGGCACAGTCAACATTCTTGAAGCAATAAAAAATGTTGGTAATGTTAAAGCTGCAATTATGGTCACTTCTGATAAATGCTATGAAAATACAGGGAGCTATGAAGGATATGTAGAAGATGACCCAATGGGGGGCTTTGATCCCTACAGTAGTAGCAAAGGTGCTTCTGAGTTGTTAATTTCATCATATAGAAATAGTTTTTTTGCAAATACAAATTCTCAGAAAAATAATACAGCTATTGCCTCTGTTCGGGCTGGTAATGTTATTGGCGGTGGTGATTGGGCTGAAGATAGACTAATTCCAGATATAATTGACGCTTTTCAAAAAAAAGAAAAAGTTAAGATCCGAAATCCTCATGCAGTCCGGCCATGGCAGCATGTTTTAGAGCCACTTTCTGGTTATATGCTATTAGCTGAATTACTATTTACAGAGGGCTCTATTCATGCAGAAGCATGGAATTTTGGACCAAATGATGAAGATGCTCGACCAGTAGAGTGGATTGTAAAAAGAATTGCGTATTTGTGGGGTGACAAATCACAATGGACTATGGACAAAAATTTCCATGAACACGAGGCTGCCTTTCTTAAGCTTAATTGCAGTAAAGCCTTGAAAAATTTAAATTGGAAGCCTAAATGGACTTTAGATGAAGCTCTAACTAAAATTGTAGAGTGGCATAAAGAAGAGAGATCAAATCCTTCAAAATGTAAGGAAATATGTTTAAACCAAATTCAAAACTATCAAAATAAATAG
- the mtnA gene encoding S-methyl-5-thioribose-1-phosphate isomerase — protein MVKNIETLRWNEDHLEMIDQRILPENFEYISYYTAKSVADGIYSMVVRGAPAIGCAAAYGVALEALCLSKANLEDFLVGMEVAFKILLESRPTAINLFWAVDRMKNLMAETNEEPEAIALILLKEAHKILREDIEINKTMGSFGAEVLSNNSSVLTHCNAGALATAGHGTALGVVRSAVESGKSISVIADETRPFLQGARLTAWEMVQEKIPVTLISDNMSGHLMKTGKVDAVVVGTDRVAGNGDVANKIGTYMVAVLAKRHNIPFYVACPLSTIDLSISSGDEIPIEERSANEVTGFRDYQWASKGVSVRNPAFDVTPADLVTGLITEKGVIFSPNAKKISKLFEG, from the coding sequence ATTGTGAAAAATATTGAAACTTTAAGATGGAATGAAGATCATCTTGAAATGATTGATCAAAGGATATTGCCGGAAAATTTTGAGTATATATCCTACTATACAGCTAAATCAGTTGCGGATGGAATCTACTCCATGGTGGTTCGCGGAGCCCCTGCTATTGGTTGTGCTGCTGCTTACGGAGTAGCCCTAGAAGCACTATGCTTAAGTAAAGCTAATTTGGAGGATTTTTTGGTTGGTATGGAGGTTGCTTTTAAGATTTTATTAGAAAGCAGACCTACGGCTATAAATCTTTTTTGGGCTGTAGATAGAATGAAAAATTTAATGGCTGAAACGAATGAAGAACCTGAAGCTATTGCTTTAATTCTTTTGAAAGAAGCGCACAAAATATTAAGAGAGGATATTGAAATTAACAAAACTATGGGTAGTTTTGGCGCAGAAGTTTTGTCCAATAATTCAAGCGTTCTTACTCATTGCAATGCTGGAGCACTAGCAACTGCTGGACATGGAACAGCTCTTGGGGTTGTGAGATCTGCAGTTGAATCAGGGAAATCAATTTCAGTAATTGCTGATGAAACTCGTCCTTTTCTTCAAGGTGCTCGCCTTACTGCATGGGAAATGGTCCAAGAAAAGATTCCAGTTACACTTATCTCCGATAATATGTCTGGCCATTTGATGAAAACAGGGAAGGTTGATGCTGTAGTGGTTGGGACTGATAGGGTTGCAGGTAACGGAGATGTTGCAAATAAAATTGGAACTTATATGGTAGCTGTATTAGCTAAAAGGCACAATATTCCATTTTATGTTGCATGTCCTTTATCAACAATCGATCTATCAATATCTTCTGGAGATGAAATACCTATTGAAGAAAGGTCAGCAAATGAGGTTACTGGCTTCAGAGATTATCAGTGGGCTTCAAAAGGAGTGTCTGTTAGAAATCCTGCATTTGATGTCACCCCAGCAGATCTTGTAACTGGTTTAATTACTGAAAAAGGAGTTATTTTCAGTCCTAATGCCAAAAAAATATCTAAATTATTTGAAGGATAA
- a CDS encoding D-sedoheptulose 7-phosphate isomerase — translation MKELINNEFNAHIKTANLLHNLTDVVAESAKICIDCLKNGGKILLIGNGGSAADAQHIAAELVGRYKTERKGIPAIALTTDSSILTSIGNDFGYEHIFDRQIEAIAQKNDVLIGISTSGRSKNIISALKTASLLKCLTIGFSGNGGGEMNNICDLNIVIPSEDTARIQEMHIIIGHTISHLIDQEFSN, via the coding sequence ATGAAAGAGCTTATTAATAATGAATTTAATGCACACATAAAAACTGCAAACTTACTACATAATTTAACTGATGTTGTAGCTGAATCTGCCAAAATATGTATTGATTGCCTTAAAAATGGTGGAAAGATTCTATTAATTGGCAACGGAGGGAGTGCTGCAGATGCCCAACATATTGCTGCAGAGTTAGTTGGGAGATACAAAACAGAACGTAAAGGCATACCAGCAATTGCACTTACTACAGACTCATCTATTCTCACTTCAATTGGTAATGATTTTGGATATGAACATATATTTGATAGGCAGATTGAAGCAATAGCTCAAAAGAATGATGTATTAATTGGAATTAGCACAAGTGGTAGAAGTAAGAATATAATTAGCGCACTCAAAACAGCATCTCTCTTAAAGTGTCTTACAATTGGTTTTAGTGGTAATGGTGGTGGCGAGATGAATAATATTTGTGATTTAAATATAGTTATACCCTCTGAAGATACGGCAAGAATTCAAGAAATGCACATAATAATTGGGCATACAATCTCTCACCTTATTGATCAAGAATTTAGCAATTAA
- a CDS encoding adenine phosphoribosyltransferase codes for MSIKSKIRTIKNYPIEGVMFRDITTLLNDPSGFKEVIDDFYNRYKDLKIDKIVAVEARGFIIGAPLAYLLNIGLVIIRKPGKLPSKTIFEEYDLEYGTDKIEIHIDSIKKGERVLIVDDLIATGGTVAAAVRLVEKMEAEIIECCFVIDLPDIGGRERLQNMGQKVFTLCEFEGE; via the coding sequence GTGTCTATCAAATCTAAAATCAGAACAATAAAAAATTATCCAATTGAGGGAGTTATGTTCAGGGATATAACTACATTATTGAATGACCCTAGTGGATTTAAAGAAGTTATAGACGATTTTTATAATCGTTATAAGGATTTAAAAATTGATAAAATTGTTGCAGTTGAGGCAAGAGGTTTTATTATTGGTGCCCCGTTAGCTTACTTGTTGAATATTGGTCTAGTCATAATTAGAAAGCCTGGTAAATTGCCTTCAAAAACCATTTTTGAAGAATATGATTTAGAGTATGGAACTGACAAGATTGAAATCCATATAGACTCTATTAAAAAAGGTGAAAGAGTATTGATCGTTGATGATTTAATTGCCACTGGAGGTACAGTTGCAGCTGCAGTAAGATTAGTTGAAAAAATGGAGGCAGAAATAATTGAATGTTGCTTTGTAATTGACTTGCCTGACATTGGTGGTAGAGAGCGACTTCAAAATATGGGGCAGAAGGTCTTTACTTTATGCGAATTTGAAGGGGAGTAA
- a CDS encoding S-methyl-5'-thioadenosine phosphorylase, whose product MKNQETILGVIGGSGVYEIDGLKNTQWKKINSSFGEPSDSLLFGELDGQKMVFLPRHGRGHRIPPSEVNYRANIDVLKRAGVTDVISVSAVGSLREDLRPGMFVIIDQFIDRTFERKKSFFGPGLVAHVSMAHPVCNRLGHHIEQIANDASIKTVRGGTYIAMEGPQFSSVAESELYRSWGCDVVGMTNMPEAKLAREAELCYVSVAMVTDYDCWHPNHDNVSVESMIKVLSDNADNARYLVKKVAPIIDADSKSAECICKESLNNAIITQQNFRDKKLVRKLEAIAGRVLNNN is encoded by the coding sequence ATGAAAAATCAAGAAACGATTCTTGGAGTTATTGGGGGAAGTGGAGTTTATGAAATTGATGGCCTTAAAAATACGCAATGGAAAAAAATTAACTCTTCTTTTGGGGAGCCATCTGATTCACTATTATTTGGAGAACTAGATGGGCAAAAAATGGTTTTTCTTCCAAGACATGGAAGAGGTCATCGTATTCCACCTTCTGAAGTAAATTACAGAGCAAATATAGATGTCTTGAAAAGAGCAGGTGTGACAGATGTAATTTCAGTTAGTGCTGTTGGCTCTCTTAGGGAGGACTTAAGACCTGGCATGTTTGTAATTATTGATCAATTTATTGATAGAACTTTTGAAAGAAAAAAAAGTTTTTTTGGGCCAGGTTTAGTTGCGCATGTCTCTATGGCTCATCCAGTTTGTAATCGTTTGGGTCATCATATAGAACAGATTGCAAACGATGCGTCAATTAAGACTGTCCGAGGAGGCACATACATTGCAATGGAAGGGCCACAATTCTCTTCAGTTGCAGAGTCTGAGCTATATAGAAGTTGGGGGTGTGACGTTGTTGGAATGACAAATATGCCTGAAGCTAAATTAGCAAGAGAGGCGGAATTATGCTATGTTTCAGTGGCCATGGTTACAGATTATGATTGTTGGCATCCTAATCATGATAATGTAAGTGTTGAGTCTATGATAAAGGTATTAAGTGACAATGCTGATAATGCAAGATATTTAGTAAAAAAAGTTGCCCCAATAATAGATGCTGACTCCAAGAGTGCAGAATGCATTTGCAAAGAAAGTCTCAATAATGCAATTATTACCCAACAGAACTTTAGAGATAAGAAATTAGTTAGAAAGTTAGAGGCTATTGCTGGAAGAGTTTTGAACAATAATTAG
- the rfbF gene encoding glucose-1-phosphate cytidylyltransferase: MKAVILAGGFGTRISEETDNIPKPMIQIGNKPILWHIMKLYSYHGVNDFIICCGYRGYLIKEYFANYFLHMSDVTFDMKNNKMHVHQERAEPWTVTLVDTGENTMTGGRIKRVLDYVKDEEAFCLTYGDGVSNVDIAALIRHHKAHQKLATLTAVFSPGRFGALEILNGQVKTFVEKPRGDGARINGGFFVLSPKVIEFIADDTTFWEHEPMETLAQKGNMIAFNHDGFWQPMDTLRDKNYLEDLWTNSKAPWRVWK; the protein is encoded by the coding sequence ATGAAGGCAGTTATTTTAGCGGGTGGGTTTGGAACTAGGATTAGTGAGGAAACTGATAATATTCCAAAACCCATGATTCAAATTGGAAATAAACCGATACTTTGGCATATTATGAAACTTTATTCATATCATGGCGTAAATGATTTTATTATTTGTTGTGGCTACAGGGGTTATTTAATAAAGGAATATTTCGCAAATTATTTTCTCCACATGTCTGATGTAACATTTGATATGAAGAACAATAAAATGCATGTTCATCAAGAAAGAGCAGAGCCTTGGACAGTTACTTTGGTTGATACTGGTGAAAATACTATGACTGGAGGGAGAATTAAACGAGTACTTGACTATGTTAAAGATGAAGAGGCATTTTGCCTAACTTATGGAGATGGGGTTAGTAATGTAGATATTGCCGCTCTGATAAGACATCATAAGGCACATCAAAAACTAGCTACTCTTACAGCAGTTTTCTCTCCTGGGCGTTTTGGTGCTCTAGAGATATTAAATGGACAAGTTAAGACCTTTGTAGAAAAACCAAGAGGAGATGGTGCAAGAATCAATGGTGGTTTTTTTGTCCTTTCACCCAAAGTAATTGAGTTCATTGCTGATGATACTACCTTTTGGGAGCATGAGCCAATGGAGACTTTAGCTCAAAAAGGCAACATGATTGCTTTTAATCATGATGGCTTTTGGCAGCCTATGGATACTTTAAGGGATAAGAATTACCTTGAGGATCTCTGGACTAATTCTAAAGCACCATGGCGTGTTTGGAAGTGA
- the rfaE1 gene encoding D-glycero-beta-D-manno-heptose-7-phosphate kinase has translation MINFKNKTPKILVIGDLMIDQYLWGSCDRISPEAPVQVINVDNESVLLGGAGNVINNLNALKANVDVISVIGECETSTELKGLLAKININTQFLVTQKNRITSRKSRIISAQQQVVRFDRESNEEINEKSQKIILSTFKKIVINYDIVLLSDYGKGVLTPNLTKKLIKVANQNNKKILVDPKGLDFSKYTGAYLLTPNKKEASEATNIIIRDKDSLTDAILHLKNHYKLNVSLITLSEDGVAIYDKNLRIHPTTAREVYDVTGAGDTILASLGFALSCDIDIDQAVQFSNLASGVVVGKIGSAVATLDEIIEYESSLKKSNSREHIKNWSEISVIVNSLRIKERKIIFTNGCFDILHFGHIKYLEKAKSFGDVLILGLNSDASIRKLKGQSRPINPQNDRAYILAALEVVDYVVIFEEETPYELINLIKPDILVKGGDYKGKEVIGKNIAKELKLVEFIEGKSSSDTIKRIQKG, from the coding sequence ATGATTAATTTTAAGAACAAAACTCCAAAAATACTAGTTATTGGTGATTTAATGATCGACCAATATCTTTGGGGATCCTGTGATCGTATCTCTCCTGAAGCTCCAGTTCAAGTAATCAATGTGGATAATGAGAGTGTATTATTAGGAGGTGCAGGGAATGTTATTAATAATCTGAATGCTCTCAAAGCAAATGTTGATGTAATTAGCGTAATTGGAGAATGTGAAACTTCAACTGAACTTAAGGGCTTGCTGGCCAAGATAAATATAAATACTCAATTCTTAGTTACTCAAAAAAATAGAATCACAAGCAGAAAAAGTAGAATTATTTCTGCTCAACAACAAGTAGTTAGGTTCGATCGTGAAAGCAATGAAGAAATTAATGAAAAATCTCAAAAAATTATTCTTTCTACCTTTAAAAAAATAGTTATTAATTATGATATTGTTTTACTCTCAGATTATGGAAAAGGCGTACTTACTCCAAATCTAACAAAAAAATTAATTAAAGTTGCAAACCAAAATAATAAAAAAATATTGGTAGATCCAAAGGGCTTGGACTTTTCAAAATACACAGGAGCGTACCTTTTAACTCCAAATAAAAAAGAAGCTAGCGAGGCAACAAATATTATTATTAGAGATAAAGATAGTCTTACTGACGCTATATTACATCTTAAAAATCACTACAAATTGAATGTATCTTTGATCACTTTGAGTGAAGATGGTGTGGCAATTTATGACAAAAATTTACGTATCCATCCCACTACTGCAAGAGAAGTTTATGATGTAACAGGGGCAGGTGATACAATTCTTGCATCACTTGGTTTTGCTTTGTCATGTGATATAGATATAGATCAGGCTGTTCAATTTTCAAACCTTGCTTCAGGCGTAGTTGTTGGAAAAATTGGTTCAGCTGTTGCAACTCTAGACGAAATCATAGAATATGAATCGAGCCTTAAAAAATCAAATAGTAGAGAACACATTAAAAACTGGAGTGAAATTAGTGTAATAGTTAACTCTTTAAGAATCAAAGAAAGAAAAATTATTTTTACTAATGGATGCTTCGATATTCTCCATTTTGGACATATTAAATATTTAGAAAAAGCTAAAAGCTTTGGTGATGTATTAATTTTAGGCCTTAATTCAGATGCCTCAATTAGAAAACTTAAAGGTCAGAGTCGTCCAATAAATCCCCAAAATGATCGTGCATATATTCTTGCTGCTTTAGAAGTTGTTGATTATGTTGTGATTTTTGAGGAGGAGACGCCATACGAATTAATCAATTTAATCAAGCCAGATATCTTAGTTAAGGGCGGAGACTATAAGGGTAAAGAAGTAATTGGAAAAAATATTGCAAAAGAATTAAAGTTGGTAGAATTTATTGAAGGCAAAAGTTCTTCTGATACTATTAAAAGGATTCAAAAAGGATGA
- the rfbH gene encoding lipopolysaccharide biosynthesis protein RfbH, with protein sequence MTKKELREKILNLVVQYGDEHLNNDSFKEGDIIPPSGKVIGSNELKMMTDAVLDGWLTTGRFNTEFEKKLGDYLGAKYVLTTNSGSSANLCAFSALTSPKLGDRRLMPGDEVISVAAGFPTTVNPIIQNNCVPVFVDVDIPTYNINVDLLEEAYSDKTKAVMIAHTLGNPYNLRAIKKFTEKYNLWLVEDTCDALGSEYDGKRVGTFGDIGTLSFYPAHHITMGEGGAVFTNNAQLKMCIESIRDWGRDCYCLPGCDNTCGKRFDWQLGDLPKGYDHKYTYSHLGYNLKITDMQAACGLAQLERIDDFVKARKDNFEYLTEKLQTLKEFLILPKPTENSSPSWFGFPITIKEDSGISRVMLTKHLDSYNIGTRLLFAGNLTRQPYFQNREYRVVGSLKNTDIIMNQTFWIGLYPGLKKQHLDFVVSKLEELFGIGW encoded by the coding sequence ATGACCAAGAAAGAATTAAGAGAAAAAATATTGAACTTAGTTGTCCAGTATGGTGACGAGCATCTAAACAATGATTCCTTTAAGGAGGGAGATATAATTCCTCCATCAGGAAAAGTTATAGGTAGCAATGAACTTAAAATGATGACAGATGCAGTTTTGGACGGTTGGCTGACAACGGGTCGTTTTAATACTGAGTTTGAAAAAAAACTTGGTGACTATTTAGGTGCAAAATATGTTCTTACAACAAATTCTGGCTCATCTGCTAACTTGTGTGCATTTTCTGCTCTTACTTCTCCTAAGCTAGGGGATAGAAGATTAATGCCTGGGGATGAGGTGATTTCTGTTGCAGCTGGTTTTCCAACAACTGTTAATCCAATTATTCAAAATAATTGTGTGCCTGTTTTTGTAGATGTTGATATTCCAACTTATAATATTAATGTAGATCTTCTTGAAGAAGCATACTCTGACAAAACAAAAGCTGTCATGATAGCTCATACCTTAGGCAATCCCTATAATCTTAGGGCTATCAAAAAATTTACTGAAAAATACAACTTATGGCTAGTTGAAGATACTTGTGATGCCCTTGGTTCTGAATATGATGGTAAAAGAGTTGGGACTTTTGGAGATATTGGTACTTTAAGTTTTTATCCTGCACACCATATTACCATGGGGGAGGGTGGAGCAGTTTTTACAAATAATGCCCAGTTAAAAATGTGTATTGAGTCAATTAGAGACTGGGGAAGGGATTGCTATTGTTTGCCTGGTTGCGATAATACCTGTGGTAAGCGTTTTGACTGGCAGCTTGGAGACTTACCAAAAGGCTATGATCACAAATACACATATTCTCATCTTGGATATAATTTAAAAATTACGGATATGCAGGCTGCTTGTGGTTTGGCTCAACTCGAACGTATTGATGATTTTGTCAAAGCTAGAAAAGATAATTTTGAGTACTTGACAGAAAAACTACAAACCTTAAAAGAATTCTTAATACTTCCAAAGCCTACCGAGAACTCTTCTCCATCATGGTTTGGTTTTCCAATAACCATTAAAGAAGATTCTGGCATAAGTAGAGTTATGTTGACCAAACATTTGGATAGTTATAATATTGGAACTCGCCTTCTTTTTGCTGGGAATCTCACTAGACAACCTTATTTTCAAAATAGAGAGTATAGAGTTGTGGGCAGTTTGAAAAATACTGATATCATTATGAACCAGACATTTTGGATTGGATTATATCCTGGATTAAAGAAACAACATCTTGACTTTGTTGTGTCAAAGTTGGAAGAACTTTTTGGAATCGGTTGGTAA
- a CDS encoding bifunctional aldolase/short-chain dehydrogenase: MKNLWDKSNTFSFEDDLDARVYSSRLLGQDSSLVLHGGGNTSVKILEKNLLGDEEQILYVKGSGWDLVSIERAGFSPVRMSHMVSLAKLESLSDPEMVNELKTQLTDANAPAPSVETILHAILPFKFVDHTHADSVVTISNTSNGEERIKEIYGDKVLVVPYVMPGFDLAKSVDKIFSEQATSLTEGIILMNHGIFSFGNSAKESYDRMIDLVADAENYIHEQNAWDIQISSPPSSNESLITEIPKLRQLISKNAKKPLLLNLSDKEIGVHFSKRPDLKKIANQGPLTPDHVIRTKRVPMIGRDVEKYIKEYTSYFDHNVLNAKESKTMLDPLPRIVIDSEFGVCSIGKNMKEVGIVSDIYEHTMLSIIRAEKLGGFKALPSSDIFDLEYWDLEQAKLKKNINSFVFEGEVVLITGAASGIGRACVESFLNRGSAVIGLDIDSSIKEVSNDKNYLGIICNLTNDDELKESIELAVRYFGGIDMAVLNAGIFPPAHKVSELPFKEWRSIFSINLDANFNLLRLIYPILKLAPNSGRVVFIGSKNVPAPGPGAAAYSASKAALNQLMRVLSMEWGEDGIRLNTVHPNAVFDTGIWTEEVLKSRAENYGLSVDEYKSNNLLKIEISSFDVSELAAEMCGPLFSRTTAAQVSVDGGNERVI; this comes from the coding sequence ATGAAAAATTTATGGGACAAGTCTAACACTTTTTCTTTTGAGGATGATTTAGATGCAAGAGTTTATTCATCAAGGTTACTTGGACAAGACTCATCTCTAGTTTTGCATGGTGGTGGAAATACATCAGTCAAAATTCTTGAGAAAAATTTACTAGGTGATGAAGAACAAATTCTATATGTTAAAGGGAGTGGCTGGGATCTAGTATCAATTGAAAGGGCTGGATTTTCACCAGTTCGTATGTCTCATATGGTAAGTCTGGCTAAACTAGAATCACTTTCTGATCCAGAAATGGTTAATGAGTTAAAAACTCAGCTAACTGATGCTAATGCGCCAGCGCCCTCTGTTGAAACAATTCTGCACGCGATATTGCCTTTTAAATTTGTAGATCACACCCATGCTGATTCTGTAGTTACAATTTCTAATACTTCAAATGGCGAAGAAAGAATTAAAGAAATTTATGGTGATAAGGTTCTAGTTGTTCCCTATGTTATGCCTGGGTTTGATCTTGCAAAGTCAGTTGATAAGATATTTTCTGAACAAGCTACTTCCTTAACAGAAGGAATAATTTTGATGAATCATGGGATTTTTTCTTTTGGAAATTCTGCCAAAGAGTCTTATGATCGAATGATTGACCTAGTAGCTGATGCTGAAAATTATATTCACGAACAAAATGCTTGGGATATTCAAATATCTTCTCCACCCTCTTCAAATGAAAGCTTAATTACAGAAATACCTAAGTTAAGACAATTAATTTCTAAAAATGCAAAAAAACCACTTTTACTTAATCTTAGTGATAAAGAAATTGGAGTTCATTTTTCAAAACGACCTGATTTAAAAAAAATTGCAAATCAAGGTCCACTTACTCCAGATCATGTGATTCGAACTAAAAGAGTTCCAATGATTGGGCGAGATGTTGAAAAGTATATAAAAGAATACACCTCTTACTTTGACCATAATGTTTTAAATGCAAAAGAATCAAAAACAATGCTTGATCCTTTACCAAGAATCGTTATTGATAGTGAGTTTGGAGTATGTTCAATTGGCAAAAACATGAAAGAAGTCGGGATAGTTTCGGACATCTATGAGCATACTATGTTGAGTATTATTCGAGCTGAAAAATTAGGTGGTTTTAAGGCGCTTCCAAGTTCGGATATTTTTGACCTTGAATATTGGGATCTTGAACAAGCCAAATTGAAAAAAAATATTAATTCCTTTGTGTTTGAGGGTGAGGTTGTATTAATTACTGGAGCAGCTTCTGGAATTGGAAGGGCTTGTGTTGAGTCTTTTTTAAATAGAGGTTCGGCCGTTATTGGACTTGATATTGATTCATCTATTAAAGAAGTATCAAATGATAAAAATTATTTGGGAATAATTTGTAATCTCACTAATGATGATGAGTTGAAAGAATCAATTGAATTGGCAGTTCGTTATTTTGGTGGAATAGATATGGCCGTCCTTAATGCTGGAATTTTCCCCCCAGCTCATAAAGTTTCAGAGTTGCCTTTTAAAGAATGGAGAAGTATTTTTTCAATTAATTTAGATGCTAACTTTAACTTACTTCGTTTAATTTATCCAATATTAAAGCTTGCACCTAATTCTGGAAGAGTGGTTTTTATTGGTTCAAAAAATGTTCCTGCTCCTGGTCCAGGCGCAGCTGCATATTCTGCCTCTAAGGCGGCTCTTAATCAATTGATGCGAGTGCTCTCAATGGAATGGGGTGAGGATGGTATTCGATTAAATACAGTTCATCCAAATGCTGTTTTCGATACAGGAATTTGGACAGAGGAAGTTTTAAAATCTCGAGCAGAAAATTATGGACTTTCAGTTGATGAATATAAATCAAATAATTTACTAAAAATCGAAATAAGTAGCTTTGATGTTTCTGAATTAGCAGCTGAAATGTGTGGACCATTATTTTCTAGGACTACTGCAGCTCAAGTCTCAGTGGATGGTGGGAATGAAAGAGTTATTTAA